One Argentina anserina chromosome 6, drPotAnse1.1, whole genome shotgun sequence genomic window, gtatagcgtgaacgatgtgccgtacgaagaacttcctcccgaagatcatcacaatctgggacacacaaccttgccccaaacctcaaccctccatcgggtccaactctccactcagaaggacactcatcaagcgtatcaactacaagatccgccaacttGGCTCGTGAGTgtctatcctgcgcctgaccctgtatgatcctcgtgatcaatgtgggttgcactgtgacactaccaagaaagacccttggttctcctcccgatggtaccaaatcaaactctgatgcagcttctagcatgaaccattcctggaccataagagAAGCTACCAcacctctcggtttcctgctcaaggcatccgccaccacatttgccttccccgggtggtactctaatgtgaagtcatagtccttgaggagttccatccacctcctctgcctcatattcagctccttttgtgagaataagtacttcaaactcttatgatctgagaagagttgaaatttctccccatacaagtaatgtctccaaatcttcagtgCAAATACTACTGCCGccagctctaggtcgtgtgtcggataattcttctcatgaatcttcaactgtctcgagccatatgcaacaactcctccattctgcatcaacacacaacccaaaccttggagcgaagcatcactgtaaatgacatagccaccaccactagagggaatcgtcaacactggagctgtggtcagtctagtctttagcttgctgaatgcttcctcacatgcatccgtccacacgaacggagtatctttcttggtcaacttggtcaatgaagatgcgatactagaaaacccctcgataaacctcctgtagtaacctgccaacccgaggaaactacgtatctctgtagggttctttggacgactccaattcttcactgcctctacctttgctgggtccactagtactccatcttttgagacaacatgaccaaggaatttgacctcttctttccagaactcacacttctctagcttggcatacagtctcgcctccttcaaggtctgcaacactgttctcagatgcaccacatgttcttcttgtgtcttggagtatatcagaatgtcatccacaaacaccactacgaactcatccaagtatggactaaatacttggttcatcaaactcatgaagacagctggtgcattcgttagaccaaatggcatgacaacaaactcataatgtccataccgggtcctgaaggctgtcttcgatatatcttcttccttcactctgagttgatgataaccggatctcaaatcaatctttgagaacactgtagcacctttgagctgatcgaacaagtcatcaatcctaggtaagggatacctattcttgatggtcaccttgttcagttctctgtagtccacacataaccgcagagaaccatctttcttcttcacgaacaaaacaggtgctccccaaggtgaaacgctaggtctaatgaacccttgatCTAATaactcatcgatctgcaccttcagctccttaagttcattctgcgccattctatatggcgcctttgacacaggtgctgtaccgggtactatatcaatgcagaaatctaccactcttcgaggaggtagccccggtatctcttggaacacttcaccaaactcagatactaccacaatgtctgtgatagtcacttcctgatccactgactccacatgtgccaaaactcctgatctcatggcgttgtcggacttgaggcaacgataacgaaacactggctctccaggtctatgaaaggacactaccatgtcgaaacaatcaatcacagcatgttgtggtctcaaccaatcaatccccaagatcacatcataagtgtggtccggaatcacaatcaacgaagcagagaactctctactcccaatcaatataggacaagctttgcagattgtctctaactcaagtgacactccaaggggtgaagtgacacataaggcgtccccgagaggtgtaggaatcaatcctagcatctccactaccgaactagcaatgaatgaatgtgatgctcccgtatcaaacaacactctagcaaggtagtcaaaaagtgataatgtaccttccacccctgtatctcgctgacccactgcgaacactctagcttgacccgctggtagctgtctctgcggccgttcctgtctacccggaagtggtcgggtacaatctcgagctatgtgtcccacttgcccgcaccggtggcagcctgctctcttcggtttcggacatgctgaggcgtaatgtcccatctcattgcagctataacacctcactgctgctaatggtctgactggtgctgctctGATGGCTAAGGGTGGCgcccttgtcggggcctgatagtggggtcttggcctcttccatgacctatccttcggccctgagtgctcgctgcctgtatagactgccttgcctttccccttcgcatctctgttccccacgtcacctgctcgagtcttctctgcttgctccaaactcatagcactctcaaatatctgctcccgtgaagtcaggcaaaggactgatatcatggtcttgtactcttgcttcagcccacgtagatacttctgagctaaagcagtcgcacccataggcctgacataccgatacagttgcgagaatcgagcatcatactctctaatggtcatgtctccctgtaccaatgccagaaactccaactctaagtcctcctgtactgaggctgggaaatacttctcttggaatatggtggtgaaatctccccatgtgaatgtagacacatccacaatctgtctcatgctcttccgccaatctagagcatcacccttgagaaagaatgtagctatctttctcttctcaatctctgtgcactctatcatctcaaaataagtctccataccctcgatccaatggtcagctaccatgtgatctagtcccccatgaaatgtcggagctgacagtgcactaatatccttgatcagcttcaacactcgaccgtcatctctaaccgcaggagctggctcatcctgctcctcctgcggagcagcctcctcatagaggttctccacgttgcggactcgacctgtggccctacctcgacctcggcctacccgctctacctgtggagcagcctcctcataaaggttctccacgttgcggactcggcccgcggtcctacctcgaccacgtcctctcgcccgtcctcggccctgtcctcggcccttatcagcgttcatcaccttcaaacaacgaaacacttagtcaacacttgtgaaatctcgaattcaactaaaacagattcaataggtattaacatgaaatttcagcatatgatgaatcatcgaagtatcatcacgatacatctcggaggaccaaaccattaggtatggctcctaaaacactctcgcgtacccgacgacatatcaataccgaggagcatgtgatgggggcccgcctgcagtcggatcatcgctcccggatgatattgataatcgccaaatacgcacttaggctctgataccaactgtaacgaccctaaaatttcgagcttcaaaactcaaaatcttagaatcgttaaacacaaaaataatctcaaataaaccgaaatcattttaatgtcgcagcggatcatttctgagttctcaatacaactcagacaaccaattattacaacccaaattataatccatacacaaaatggaaatgtaataattctcacaaatcactcacaaatctcacaaatgaaaatacacaaatcctcacacacgaatccatgctaaaatctcaccacaagtaggatccgaacgacttcgagcctctgtagtcgtcactcaaccaccactaatcagcacctgcagaattatcccctacaccatcgaattggtgcaccgggattgtaaacacaaacccggtaagcttatagctcgtatgagtaaaatcacaatacagttcgcatatcaatatatacgaaagatcacaacacaacaaatataaatgcccccatgagccaatggtcagcccatctggttgacccaaagaaataggaaatgaaaagctcatgaggaaattaagtaacccttctggttacccaatgcatttataatacgggtaccaagaacgctggtacacatctgttacccctctcgtaatacaccgttgatattggatagccacccgctacccaacatccaaaatacaccgagtacccatgagcagataaccacccgttacctcacatgcagtactaaggcagacagactagagctctaactgtatcgtaactttcgcccggccaaaggctaggttccgacttgccaaacacgcacaataatctcacatcatattgtgccaaaaatcaggtccgaagacaattcacattttaacaatctcaatgttaaaaatcacgtacaataatcccacatcatattgtaccacacatcacgtccgaagacaaatcacaatttttttttaacattctccgtgataaaatcatgtacaataatcactcatcatattgtacgttttaaaactttcacgatatcaccacaataaaaatcataacagtatattatatagcaaactatatatattcgtatttattaccatttatacaatatatacatagtccactatatcctatacatgtcatatttcataaacacctgaagaattacgtacaatattctcacatactcatgctcaattttccgtcaccgaaatgactatttttaatgcattaataacagtacgtaatttaatgaactatatatatattatgtacctattaccattatactatatatatgtagtccactaaattatatacatgttataattcatttgatacacACACATGccaaatgttgaatcaccacaagggtagattcgtaaattcagtgagattttactcaccttattgacttgagcgtaattcctcaatttccgataataatccctttcctcgatttagcgatcaccttaaaaagataaaacaagaatttagaatcgtttcgtaaacctttaaatgccaaaacagtaatatacggtactgttcagcaattttggttatacgaagttactgttcactgttcactattcacggttactgtacaatactccaataatacgtatttctgtacgtataaatatttaatacgtatttctgtacgtataaatatttaatacgtatttctgtacgtataaatattaaatacgtatttctgtacgtataaatattaaatacgtattttctgtacgtataaatattaatacgtatttctatacgtataaatattaatacgtatttctgtacgtataaatattaatacgtatttctgtacgtataaatattaatacgtatttctgtacgtatacgtacgatttaatgtaaatacaaattcagtaaataaaatttactaaattaccctttttacaatttactttttacatttactgaaagtaaattataattacatttaccgtaggtaaaacttaattacatttaccgcagtaaataaaaattacatttacgtttaccgtacacagtaaattaccaaaataccccttcattcaaaactaattacaccgcctcgtatggcggcgcgtgtggcacacgcgccacctccggccggcagcgcgtggggcccacgcgccgagcccaaaaccggcgcgtgtggcgccaccaccaccccaaaaccgtcctccttcctcccctcttcctccctccGCTCCTAAGCAGCCCTTACACCACCCCACGcctccccacgcgccgcctctaggcggcggtatctcctctcctcttcctcctccaatcccccaccaaaacaccacaaatCGATCCACaattacaacaacaacatcacaatgaCCAATCCTAGCTAAACCTCACCTTGATTCGAACCTTTGGATTGTCAAATCGACGTTGATGAGCTTGAGGTGCCGGCGGCCTTGCAGTTGAGAAGCGGCGGTGCTTGTCGCGGTTCCCAATAGCCGATTGTGTCACCGGAGGCACTAGGGGTGAGGAGAGATGATGGTGATGCAGCTCAAGTCTTGGTCTCACCGGTGGAGTGTTTTGGGCGACTGTGAATCGCGCGGTTtcggtgagagggagaggatgAGGTGACAGTGAGAGGGAGATGGAAAAGAGCGATCGGTGAGGGGGAGAGGGGGAGCGATCGGTGAGGGGGAGAGGGGGAGCGATCGGTGAGGGCGAGAGGGATCcgagtgagggagagagagagaaggtcgggagagtgagagagaagagagaaagggagagcGGCGGAATGAGAGAGAAGGgagagaaagggtttctgattatggaaaccctaatcccataattatctatttatactagtttccaaatcggaaactaacttccgacgttaataacttttacttccgacgtccgattcgaacgcgtcacatatacacgaactcgtatcgacgagctctacaacttccgtgaagaaagttttcacaaccgagcgacgaaatgaaagttgataaattcgttcggaaacgtaacgttttcttattaaacgttctcggaacgcttccgtttccgtttcgtaacgattgctaacaactcaaattcgatttaaaaacaaacttcacaactcaatagaatttaattaaattcaaatattgtttgaaaacgtgggttattacaatttgtgaggttgttgtgaggattatacaattccatttgttatatgttgaattatcatttgggtttgtaataatcggcttgactgagttatattttaaactcagatgtgatccgctgcgacattaaaatgatttcgatttcattgagattatttttgtgtttaacgattctaagattttgagttttgaagctcgaaattttagggtcgttacagctTAAGACAAGAAAATGACGATTTGACAAAGGAAATTGAGCAACTTCGTGTTGATCGAAGTTCTGATGTTGAAGAATTAGTTTACCTCAAGTGGATAAATGCTTGCTTACGTTATGAGTTGCGGAATTATCAGCCTCCAACTGGTAAAACTGTGGCAAGGGACTTGAGTAAATCACTAAGCCATGAATCTGAAGAAAAAGCCAAGCAGCTAATACTTGAATATGCAAACACTGAAGGGACAGGGGATAAGGGCAGTCATATTGATTTCGAATCTGATAGATGGACATCCCCTACTTCCCTTCTTACTGACTCGGGAGAGTATGATGACTTTTCCGCTGATAATTCATCTGCTACAAAAACCCATACCTCGAGTAAGCATAAGTTGTTCAACAAGCTTAGGAGGATTATACGAGGTAAAGACACCCACAATGATCACAACCTTTCAGAAGATAACTATTCTGCATATGGCAGTTCAAGTAAATCAGTGGCTGCTTATGGTGGAAATGAGGGTCAGGGCAACATATTCTCATCTCATAATTCTTCTCGTGCTTCATTAGATCTTCCCAGATGGAAGAGTCCAAAGGAACATGATTCTAAGGATACACACAGTGTTCATAGACATAGTGATGTGGGAGTCTTCCCAGGGTACAAGAGATTTATCCTAGATGGGGAAGTTTCTAGTGATTCCCCTCCAAAAGATCGATCTGATCATGACTCGGACTCTGCAGAAAAATCTGAGTTGGCGAAATATGCAGAAGTTTTGAAGACCTCTCGCACTGGTACACCAGCTCTCAAACTCAATGTACATAGAAAATCATCATCAGCATCTTAGTTTGGTTGGATTTATAGTAACACATTATCTGCTCACTGCATCATCTGTTTATATACACCAGTGAGTGTTATAGCTGAGAAATTAACACATACAGCATACTGTAATTTCAATAGAAGCTAGTTAGAAACTAATTTACCGACACGTATAAAACTCTTAAAGGGTCATtgtgtatataattatatcaCACCAGAGTTGGCTTTTGATCGTCATAGATGAAGTTGAAGAATATTTCATACACTACTATTTGCAATTATCATTTTTCTGTTGTCTGCCTGATTTTAATTTAAGAACTGTTGAAAACGTTTGGTCCTTCTAATTGTACTCCCAACTGTAATGGCAATGAATAATGCATCAAGAACCATAGGGGCTCCCCAATTTGATTTCACATCAAGACATCGTTGTtcttgatgaattttttacataTACGGTTTCTGCTGCAGCAACCATGTGATTGGACTCTCTTGGCCAAAAACAAGAGAATGTCACCATGCCTTTGTACATTTACCCTCCTTTTTCTACATAGAAGCATCAGCATTTTACTCGAATATTCTAGTTTAGAGGCTTTAGAGTTGAGGAACCAGGATAGGCCACCATGCAAGGGAGCAAAAATGGGTAGACGAGTTCATGCAAACGATGTCGTTTACACTCTGTGACCCTAAATCCACAAAGGTGAGAGAAATGCACCATTTACATCCCCACTGATTGGTTGAGCTTGTTTTGAACTTATGTCAGTTATGTGTGCGGACTAACAGGGTCAACTAACCATCTGAATTCGCCTTCCTTATCCTTCACAATTTGATCAAGGATGTTGTTCGAGAAGCTCTTTCGTGTATGAGAGGGTTTCAGTTCTCTTGGCCAAaggttgaaaataaaaacttccAAGATAAGCTACTGTAAAAATAGAACCACTAAACAACAACTTTCTTacattaataaattaatacaaATTACACAAACCTTGTctcaaatgaaaataaaatttactagcCACATTATTCTGAAGCTTTTAAGTTTTGAGTTTTAACCGCTATCGCGGTAAGCATAGTAGAACCTAAACGAAAGAATAGCAGTTTTTTTTTGACATGTTGTAGAGTTCTATAGGAACATGCATTTATCTTCCCTCATGTAATGAGGGCGATACCTTGGACAATCAGTGCATCAGCAAGAACTTGATTAGCAGCTTCAGATGGATGAACACTGTCCCAGAACACGTACTGAGTCGCATTAGCACAAGTACCTATAGACTTTTGATTGCACAGCAATGATGTTGTCTCTACAATCCCAGTTCCACAGCAACCCCTCCTTGCTTCCGCAAAGCCTACAACATTATGCAAAAGACGATTGTTATCATTCTAGGTTTATAGATGGTGCGTGCTTTAAAGAGTCAATATATAAGTTCTGGTTTGCTAGGCTATTGGAGTTGAGAGTTAGTTCAGTACCATAGTTTGATGGAGACTTAACAACATCGTATAGAGGCTTATATATGTCGAAGACGACAACTGTAAGACCAGGAAGTTTCTTTTGTAGACTATTAGCTGCGTTAATTATCTTCTTGTTGAATGCTTGTGCATCAGTGTTGAGTCTGGCGACGCAGCCTGGCTGGTTGTATCCAAATAAGGTCACTGCAGCTGGAAGGCAACCCAATGGAGGCAGTGAGGTCACACCTATTTTCCTTGCTCCCAAACCATACACATCCTGGAATTTAAGCAAAAAACAAATCCTTTAAGAATTTGATTTGTACTAATTTAATCAAGctttatttttgggacaatCACATATCATTATACTAAGATTCAGAGAAGCTGAAATTTGAGAACGTACTGTAATGAATTTTCTGAAAGAAGCAACGAGGGTGTCACCATATTGGTCAGGAGTATAGAATTTGTTAACAAAAGGATTGACATAGTAGTTCTGAACAAAGTCACTACTTCCAGCACTCAATAAGTATAGTCCACCCTTGATAATTGTTGCTGCTTTATTACTACCCGCAACCTTGTTTAGCTTACCCTGGTATTCCTTGAAGTATTGTAACTGTTGGGGCAAAGAGATTGCATGCTGCCAGAACGAATTCAATTGTATGAAACATATGAGTTAATCCACAGTAAAATGTAATCACTGTAACAAAgtaaaaaagatgaagaattTACATTCAAGTATGCTGCTTTTTCATCATAACCTGACGCAGCAGAAGCAAAGTTGGCTCCAATCAGGAGGTTCTTCCCTGATGCCTGGGGGCTAAGATATGCAGCTGGATAACTTGTGAAACCCAGAGTATCAGCtgcaaaaataatttttttattatgtaTTAATAATTTATGACTATAATTTTCACCACCCATTCAAAAAACTCCTAACTTCTAGTTTTTATCCTGAAGGTTAAAAGTTTAATGCTTAAGACATTTTTAACCACAGACCAGTTCAATGATAACTGGGAACTATGAATTAGCGTCTTAGCTGCAATATTAGGTGATCAATTAATGTTACGTCCAGAATTGACCCCTCTGGCTTTATCAGTTACTGGCTGCAAGCTCAGTTCTAACTTTTAAGGATCCCATTTACCTAAGAAAATTCTGTTTTGGATTTGAGAAGATAAAAATGGTAAGATATCAATCTGCTTTCATTTgtctgtattttttttttttaatgttgagagacagagagaaatGTTCCTCCAGTATACTGCAAAACAGTTTGAGTAACATATAAACAATCTGAATAATGTTATGTACTTGGAACTGGTATATGCAGCCAAACAAACATTCACTGACATGCAGTTCTGTAACTAAATACCCTTTGCAGTATATCAAGAAAATAGAAACCATTTTGTTGGATTGACAGAATCACTTTCCTTAAAAGGACTATTGAACAATAATGTAAGAGTCAGAAAAGGTTCAATTCTGAACAGGGTTCTACTTACCAGTGATATCAGTGGCCAGTTTTCCATTGCAAAACCTCCCAGTAGCTTTATGGTTTACAAAGTCTCTTCCATAAGGAGGGTAGTTAGCCTTGAAAATTGTTGGGAGGTAGTCATTGTTTCCCACATCCACTGCAGAATCACCAAATGTGAAGATGGCTGGAACAAGAGTGGTTGATTCTTGTGCATTGCCACCAACAATTACAACTGCAAATACAAAAACTAGAACCAAAGCTGCTCTCATGGTTTGGCTCCCCATCTTCTAAAACTGGTTTGAGGCTTTGTGATTAGAATTGGACCTTATAAAGGGCACTGAAAATGACCCTATTTCAACTTTCACTTAAAGG contains:
- the LOC126797155 gene encoding protein CHUP1, chloroplastic-like; protein product: MVMQLKSWSHRWSVLGDCESRGFGERERMSLRQENDDLTKEIEQLRVDRSSDVEELVYLKWINACLRYELRNYQPPTGKTVARDLSKSLSHESEEKAKQLILEYANTEGTGDKGSHIDFESDRWTSPTSLLTDSGEYDDFSADNSSATKTHTSSKHKLFNKLRRIIRGKDTHNDHNLSEDNYSAYGSSSKSVAAYGGNEGQGNIFSSHNSSRASLDLPRWKSPKEHDSKDTHSVHRHSDVGVFPGYKRFILDGEVSSDSPPKDRSDHDSDSAEKSELAKYAEVLKTSRTGTPALKLNVHRKSSSAS
- the LOC126800795 gene encoding GDSL esterase/lipase APG, translated to MGSQTMRAALVLVFVFAVVIVGGNAQESTTLVPAIFTFGDSAVDVGNNDYLPTIFKANYPPYGRDFVNHKATGRFCNGKLATDITADTLGFTSYPAAYLSPQASGKNLLIGANFASAASGYDEKAAYLNHAISLPQQLQYFKEYQGKLNKVAGSNKAATIIKGGLYLLSAGSSDFVQNYYVNPFVNKFYTPDQYGDTLVASFRKFITDVYGLGARKIGVTSLPPLGCLPAAVTLFGYNQPGCVARLNTDAQAFNKKIINAANSLQKKLPGLTVVVFDIYKPLYDVVKSPSNYGFAEARRGCCGTGIVETTSLLCNQKSIGTCANATQYVFWDSVHPSEAANQVLADALIVQGIALIT